The Kordia sp. SMS9 genome window below encodes:
- the ilvN gene encoding acetolactate synthase small subunit — MEQESKQFTVSVYTENNIGLLNRISAIFQRRHINIESINSSVSEIENVSKWTLVVNLTEVQMKKIIGQIEKQVEVIKAYYHTEDEIIYQESCIFKMKSDLLFEERQIQNIIKDSNARIVTVNKQFFVIEKSGRKEEIELLYRELSVFGIMQFTRSGRIAVSKEEMKISKMLEAINH, encoded by the coding sequence ATGGAACAAGAAAGCAAACAATTTACGGTTTCGGTATACACGGAAAATAACATCGGATTGTTGAACAGAATTTCAGCGATCTTTCAGCGAAGACATATCAATATTGAAAGCATTAACTCGTCGGTTTCTGAAATTGAAAACGTATCAAAATGGACTTTAGTGGTAAATCTCACGGAAGTGCAAATGAAGAAAATCATCGGGCAAATAGAAAAGCAAGTTGAGGTCATTAAAGCGTATTATCATACCGAAGATGAAATCATTTACCAAGAATCGTGTATTTTCAAAATGAAATCGGACTTGCTGTTTGAAGAACGACAAATTCAAAACATCATCAAAGACAGCAATGCGCGAATTGTTACGGTAAACAAACAATTCTTTGTCATTGAAAAATCAGGTCGCAAAGAAGAAATTGAACTTTTATACAGAGAACTCAGCGTGTTCGGCATCATGCAATTTACACGTTCAGGACGCATTGCGGTTTCCAAAGAAGAAATGAAAATATCGAAAATGTTGGAAGCAATTAATCATTAA
- the ilvB gene encoding biosynthetic-type acetolactate synthase large subunit — protein sequence METKAIQTTQETPQQTERLSGSEAIIKCLLAEGVKTLYGYPGGAIMPVYDELYKYQDQIHHVLTRHEQGATHAAQGYARISGKVGVAIATSGPGATNLITGIADAQIDSTPMVCITGQVGSHLLGSDAFQETDIVGISTPVTKWNHQITKASEIPEVMAKAFYIAKSGRPGPVLIDITKDAQFEEFDFAYEKCTGIRSYKAVPETDENSLKAAADLINKAKKPMVVWGQGVILGKAEQEFKAFIEKAGIPAAWTILGVSAIPTEHPLNVGMVGMHGNYAPNVLTNECDVLIAIGMRFDDRVTGNLATYAKQAKVIHFEIDPAEVDKNVKTDVAVLGDAKASLAAVLPFIQEKSHDIWRRAFDDLYAIEYEKVIKNDLHPTKEGLTMGEVMKEINIQSKGEAAIVSDVGQHQMIACRYANFTQTKSNITSGGLGTMGFGLPAAIGAKMAAPEREVVCVCGDGGYQMTIQELGTIFQQKAAVKIVVLNNDFLGMVRQWQQLFFDKRYASTEMTNPDFVAIAKGYYLNARRVTKRDELAEAVQEMMESKEAYFLEVCVEKEDNVFPMIPTGASVSDIRLS from the coding sequence ATGGAAACAAAAGCCATACAAACAACACAAGAAACACCACAACAAACAGAACGTCTCTCAGGAAGCGAAGCGATCATAAAATGCCTGTTGGCAGAAGGTGTAAAAACGCTATACGGGTATCCTGGCGGTGCCATTATGCCTGTGTATGACGAATTGTATAAGTACCAAGATCAAATTCATCATGTATTAACACGTCATGAGCAAGGAGCAACACATGCTGCGCAAGGTTATGCACGAATCTCTGGAAAAGTAGGTGTGGCAATTGCGACCTCAGGTCCAGGTGCCACCAACTTAATCACAGGAATTGCTGATGCACAAATTGATTCCACGCCGATGGTGTGCATCACAGGACAAGTGGGTTCACATTTGTTGGGAAGTGATGCGTTTCAAGAAACGGATATTGTCGGAATTTCTACGCCAGTAACCAAATGGAATCATCAAATTACGAAAGCTTCTGAAATTCCAGAAGTAATGGCAAAAGCCTTTTACATTGCCAAAAGCGGTCGTCCAGGACCAGTATTGATCGATATTACCAAAGATGCACAATTTGAAGAATTTGACTTTGCGTATGAAAAATGCACAGGAATCCGAAGTTACAAAGCTGTGCCTGAAACAGACGAGAATTCTTTAAAAGCTGCTGCAGATTTGATCAACAAAGCAAAAAAACCAATGGTAGTTTGGGGACAAGGTGTGATTTTAGGCAAAGCAGAACAAGAATTTAAAGCGTTTATTGAAAAAGCAGGAATTCCTGCTGCATGGACAATCTTAGGTGTTTCAGCGATTCCAACCGAACATCCGCTAAATGTCGGAATGGTAGGAATGCACGGAAATTATGCGCCAAATGTATTAACGAATGAATGTGATGTGTTGATTGCCATCGGAATGCGTTTCGATGATCGTGTTACAGGAAACTTAGCCACGTATGCAAAACAAGCAAAAGTAATTCACTTCGAAATTGATCCTGCGGAAGTAGATAAAAATGTAAAAACTGATGTTGCCGTTTTGGGTGATGCAAAAGCGAGTTTGGCTGCGGTTTTACCTTTCATCCAAGAGAAATCACATGATATTTGGAGACGTGCTTTTGACGATTTGTATGCGATTGAATATGAAAAAGTCATCAAAAACGACTTGCACCCTACAAAAGAAGGATTGACCATGGGCGAAGTGATGAAAGAAATTAATATACAAAGTAAAGGGGAAGCTGCGATTGTTTCAGACGTTGGTCAGCATCAAATGATTGCCTGTCGTTATGCAAACTTTACTCAGACAAAAAGTAACATTACTTCTGGCGGATTGGGAACGATGGGATTTGGCTTGCCAGCAGCAATTGGCGCAAAAATGGCAGCACCCGAACGTGAAGTTGTTTGTGTATGTGGCGATGGCGGTTACCAAATGACCATTCAAGAATTAGGAACCATCTTTCAGCAAAAAGCCGCCGTGAAAATTGTGGTGTTAAATAATGATTTCTTGGGAATGGTGCGTCAATGGCAACAATTGTTTTTTGACAAACGCTATGCGTCTACCGAAATGACAAATCCAGATTTTGTAGCGATCGCGAAAGGGTATTATTTAAACGCTCGACGTGTTACGAAGCGAGACGAATTAGCGGAAGCGGTACAAGAAATGATGGAAAGTAAAGAAGCGTACTTTTTAGAAGTATGTGTAGAAAAAGAAGACAACGTTTTTCCAATGATCCCAACAGGAGCATCGGTTTCAGACATAAGATTGAGTTAA
- the ilvD gene encoding dihydroxy-acid dehydratase, translated as MNNLNKYSKTVTQDPTQPAAQAMLHAIGLTKEDFFKPIIGIASTGYEGNPCNMHLNDLAKLAKEGTKNEDIVGLIFNTIGVSDGISMGTPGMRYSLPSRDIIADSMETVVQAMSYDGLITVVGCDKNMPGALMAMIRLNRPSILVYGGTIDSGCHNGKKLDVVSAFEAWGSKVAGTMDETEYQNIVEKACPGAGACGGMYTANTMASAIEALGMTLPFNSSNPALSDAKKEESVAAGEAMRVLLEKDIKPSDIITRKSLENAVRLVTILGGSTNAVLHFLAIARAAQIDFTLADFQKISDTTPFLADLKPSGKYLMEDVHAVGGIPAVLKYLLKKGLLHGDCMTVTGKTIAENLLDVEDLAEGQDVIKPVENPIKISGHLRMLYGNLASEGSVAKITGKEGLKFIGKAKVFEGEYEANDGIRDGKVEKGDVVVIRYEGPKGGPGMPEMLKPTAAIMGAGLGKDVALITDGRFSGGTHGFVVGHITPEAQEGGTLALVKDGDIITIDAETNTIRLEVYETELQERRKQWKAPALKFERGVLYKYAKTVSSASKGCVTDEF; from the coding sequence ATGAACAACCTAAATAAATATAGCAAAACAGTCACGCAAGATCCTACGCAACCTGCGGCACAAGCGATGCTACACGCGATCGGATTAACAAAAGAAGACTTTTTTAAACCCATCATCGGAATTGCCAGTACAGGATACGAAGGAAATCCGTGCAACATGCATTTGAACGATTTGGCAAAACTGGCAAAAGAAGGAACCAAAAATGAAGACATTGTCGGTCTCATATTTAACACAATTGGTGTGAGTGATGGTATTTCGATGGGAACACCTGGAATGCGTTACTCATTGCCGTCACGTGACATCATTGCCGATTCTATGGAAACGGTGGTGCAAGCCATGAGCTATGACGGATTAATTACGGTTGTTGGTTGTGATAAAAATATGCCTGGTGCACTCATGGCAATGATTCGCTTAAATCGCCCAAGTATTTTGGTCTATGGCGGAACCATTGATTCAGGTTGTCACAATGGAAAAAAACTTGATGTCGTTTCAGCTTTTGAAGCGTGGGGAAGTAAAGTAGCTGGCACGATGGACGAAACAGAATACCAAAACATTGTTGAAAAAGCATGTCCAGGTGCTGGCGCTTGTGGCGGAATGTACACGGCAAATACGATGGCTTCTGCCATAGAAGCATTAGGAATGACCTTGCCGTTCAATTCGTCAAATCCTGCGTTGAGTGATGCAAAAAAAGAAGAATCGGTTGCAGCTGGTGAAGCCATGCGCGTTTTACTAGAAAAAGACATCAAACCGTCCGATATCATTACAAGAAAATCACTAGAAAATGCAGTGCGATTGGTAACGATTCTCGGCGGATCTACAAACGCAGTATTACACTTTCTCGCCATAGCGAGAGCTGCACAAATAGACTTTACACTAGCAGACTTTCAAAAAATAAGTGACACTACGCCATTTCTAGCAGACTTAAAACCTAGCGGAAAATACTTAATGGAAGATGTGCATGCCGTTGGCGGAATTCCAGCAGTATTAAAATATCTTCTCAAAAAAGGATTATTACACGGCGATTGTATGACCGTAACTGGAAAAACCATCGCAGAAAACTTACTAGATGTAGAGGATTTAGCAGAAGGGCAAGATGTAATCAAACCTGTGGAAAACCCAATCAAAATCTCAGGACACTTACGCATGCTCTATGGAAACTTGGCAAGCGAAGGAAGTGTCGCAAAAATCACAGGAAAAGAAGGGTTAAAATTCATAGGAAAAGCCAAAGTATTTGAAGGCGAATACGAAGCCAATGACGGAATCCGAGACGGAAAAGTAGAAAAAGGCGATGTGGTCGTCATTCGGTATGAAGGACCAAAAGGCGGACCAGGGATGCCAGAAATGCTAAAACCAACTGCCGCAATCATGGGCGCAGGTTTAGGAAAAGATGTCGCACTCATTACGGATGGACGCTTTTCTGGAGGAACACATGGTTTTGTCGTCGGACACATCACACCAGAAGCACAAGAAGGCGGAACACTAGCATTGGTAAAAGATGGCGATATCATCACAATTGATGCAGAAACGAACACCATACGATTGGAAGTCTATGAAACAGAACTTCAAGAACGTAGAAAACAATGGAAAGCACCAGCACTCAAATTTGAACGCGGTGTATTATACAAATATGCAAAAACAGTTTCATCAGCTTCCAAAGGTTGTGTTACTGATGAATTCTAA